AAAGCCGACAAGTGGGTCCCGCTGCTCACCAACCGCACCCCCGTCGTGGCGGCGGCGCTGCAGAACACCGCGGGCATCGTCGGGGCCGCAATGGCCGCGCACGGCGACGGGACGGGCTCGCCGCGCGTGGTGTGACGCGCGGATTTCCTTGCTCGGCGCGGCGGATGGGCGCACTGTCGTTACAATGGTCGATGGCGGCCGCCCAACGAATAGCGGTGAAGCTCCGAACAGAGACTGACGCCGACATTCCAGATGCCGACGCTTGTGGTGGCGCATGCCCTGCCCACTGACGAGCAAGCACGATCGAAAGGGTGTACGTGGCAGCGACGAAAGCAACCCCGGCAACCGATGAGCCGGTGAAGCGCACCGCCACCAAAGCCTCCACCTCAGGCACCGCGGCCAAGCGCGCGCCCGCCAAGCGGGCCACCAAGGCCACCAAGGCCGCCGGCGCGGCCAAGCCCGCGAAAGCGGCGCCCCGCAAGGCGGCCGCCAAGGCCGGTGCGACCACTCGCGGTCGGGCCAAGAAGGCGACGGCCGGCGCGGTCGACACGGCGGGGGCCGCCGACGATCTCGACACCGACGTCGACGAGCTCGACGCCGAGCCCGGCGACCTCGAGGCCGACGCCGACCTGGAGGTGGCGGACGACCTCGAGGAGCTCGAGGACGACGACGAGGACTCCGCCGGTACCGCGACCGCCAAGAAGCCCAAGGCGGCCAAGGACGACGACGCCGAGGATGACGAGATCTCCGAGCCCTCGGAGAAGGACAAGGCCTCCGGCGACTTCGTCTGGGACGAGGAGGAGTCCGAGGCGCTGCGGCAGGCCCGCAAGGACGCCGAGCTCACCGCGTCGGCCGACTCGGTGCGCGCCTACCTCAAGCAGATCGGCAAGGTGGCGCTGCTCAACGCCGAGGAGGAGGTCGAGCTCGCCAAGCGCATCGAGGCCGGCCTGTACGCCACCCAGCTGATGGCCGAACTGGCGGAGAAGGGCGAGAAGCTGCCCGCCGCCCAGCGCCGCGACATGCAGTGGATCTGCCGCGACGGCGATCGCGCCAAGAACCACCTGCTGGAGGCCAACCTGCGCCTGGTGGTGTCGCTGGCCAAGCGCTACACCGGCCGCGGGATGGCGTTCCTGGACCTCATCCAGGAAGGCAACCTGGGCCTGATCCGCGCGGTCGAGAAGTTCGACTACACAAAGGGCTACAAGTTCTCCACGTACGCCACCTGGTGGATCCGCCAGGCCATCACCCGCGCCATGGCCGACCAGGCCCGCACCATCCGTATTCCGGTGCACATGGTCGAGGTGATCAACAAGCTCGGCCGGATCCAGCGCGAGCTGCTGCAGGACCTGGGTCGCGAGCCCACGCCCGAAGAGCTGGCCAAGGAAATGGACATCACGCCGGAGAAGGTGCTGGAGATCCAGCAGTACGCGCGTGAGCCGATCTCCCTGGACCAGACCATCGGTGACGAAGGCGACTCACAACTCGGCGATTTCATCGAGGACAGCGAAGCCGTCGTCGCCGTCGACGCGGTGTCGTTCACGCTGCTGCAGGACCAGCTGCAGTCCGTCCTGGAAACGCTGTCCGAACGCGAGGCGGGCGTGGTGCGGTTGCGGTTCGGCCTGACCGACGGCCAGCCCCGCACCCTCGACGAGATCGGCCAGGTCTACGGGGTCACCCGCGAGCGGATCCGCCAGATCGAGTCGAAGACCATGTCGAAGTTGCGGCACCCCAGTCGCTCTCAGGTACTGCGCGACTACCTGG
This DNA window, taken from Mycolicibacterium sp. MU0050, encodes the following:
- a CDS encoding RNA polymerase sigma factor, which encodes MAATKATPATDEPVKRTATKASTSGTAAKRAPAKRATKATKAAGAAKPAKAAPRKAAAKAGATTRGRAKKATAGAVDTAGAADDLDTDVDELDAEPGDLEADADLEVADDLEELEDDDEDSAGTATAKKPKAAKDDDAEDDEISEPSEKDKASGDFVWDEEESEALRQARKDAELTASADSVRAYLKQIGKVALLNAEEEVELAKRIEAGLYATQLMAELAEKGEKLPAAQRRDMQWICRDGDRAKNHLLEANLRLVVSLAKRYTGRGMAFLDLIQEGNLGLIRAVEKFDYTKGYKFSTYATWWIRQAITRAMADQARTIRIPVHMVEVINKLGRIQRELLQDLGREPTPEELAKEMDITPEKVLEIQQYAREPISLDQTIGDEGDSQLGDFIEDSEAVVAVDAVSFTLLQDQLQSVLETLSEREAGVVRLRFGLTDGQPRTLDEIGQVYGVTRERIRQIESKTMSKLRHPSRSQVLRDYLD